A window from Sphingobacterium hotanense encodes these proteins:
- a CDS encoding SUMF1/EgtB/PvdO family nonheme iron enzyme — MKENRLLQAIIPTFYYKSLKIIEYSTGNSFSSNIYLLLLDFKSSLFMMYSKKILIPTLCLAFGLLIFSSCSKSHNSNYSSKTGVKYNDPYNGGLQINRKVKEAPGPGLVGIEGGTFVMGGSLNEDLGYDYDNAKRRVTVASFYIDETEVSNADWLEYLQWIAQSYPEDGKMYYDALPDSLVWRHPLSYNEPYVNLYFRHPSFQDYPVVGVSWEQANAYCQWRTDRVNEHILRESGVLMDYKTMNSQQTKPETGFNTELYLNGQIRGENVDGKNMPKDNSIGAAKDARRPVRMEDGVLKQPYRLPTEAEWEYAALGLIGNSFQGNIQTARTYPWDGLGVRSAQRKSQGKMLANFKITSGNNMGVAGNLNDGGDITVPVRAYIPNDFGLYNMAGNVNEWVSDVYRQLSFEDFEDFNPYRGHVFMDNQYEDAQTRTLAKDEYGRPIKVPAKAARKQTWEELQQAKTIDSINMGAATAYDHDVRGYLDEEQKALFGKATLVNDKSRVYKGGSWNDRAYWLNPATRRFAQQDQSSAMIGFRCAMTMVGNIYGPASNTRR, encoded by the coding sequence ATGAAGGAAAATCGCCTATTACAAGCTATTATTCCAACATTTTACTACAAATCGTTAAAAATCATTGAATACAGTACAGGAAACTCATTTTCCTCTAATATTTATTTACTACTTTTGGATTTTAAATCCTCATTATTTATGATGTATTCGAAAAAAATATTAATTCCAACACTTTGCCTAGCCTTCGGTTTATTAATATTTAGCTCGTGTAGTAAAAGCCACAACAGTAATTATTCGTCGAAAACCGGCGTGAAGTACAACGACCCTTATAATGGCGGTCTGCAGATCAATCGTAAAGTCAAAGAAGCTCCAGGCCCCGGCCTTGTAGGCATCGAAGGCGGTACTTTTGTGATGGGAGGTAGCCTTAATGAAGATCTGGGTTATGACTATGACAATGCGAAACGTCGTGTGACCGTTGCATCGTTCTATATCGACGAAACAGAGGTCTCTAATGCAGACTGGTTAGAATACTTGCAATGGATTGCGCAAAGCTATCCTGAAGACGGAAAGATGTACTATGATGCACTTCCTGACTCGCTAGTATGGCGCCATCCCCTATCTTACAACGAACCTTACGTTAACTTATATTTCAGACATCCTTCGTTCCAAGACTACCCTGTTGTTGGTGTAAGCTGGGAACAAGCGAATGCGTATTGCCAATGGCGTACAGATCGCGTAAATGAGCACATTCTTCGCGAATCGGGTGTATTGATGGACTATAAAACCATGAATAGCCAGCAGACAAAACCGGAAACTGGTTTTAATACTGAACTTTATCTAAATGGACAGATCCGCGGCGAAAACGTCGATGGAAAGAACATGCCTAAAGATAACAGTATCGGTGCTGCCAAAGATGCGCGTCGTCCGGTACGCATGGAAGATGGTGTATTAAAACAACCTTACCGTTTACCAACGGAAGCAGAATGGGAATATGCAGCCCTTGGATTAATTGGAAATTCATTCCAAGGAAATATTCAAACTGCTCGTACCTATCCTTGGGACGGCTTAGGCGTGCGTTCTGCACAGCGTAAATCGCAAGGAAAGATGTTGGCCAACTTCAAAATTACCTCCGGTAATAATATGGGAGTGGCAGGTAATTTAAATGATGGTGGAGATATCACTGTACCGGTACGTGCTTATATACCAAATGACTTTGGATTATATAATATGGCCGGAAATGTGAATGAATGGGTTAGTGATGTTTATCGCCAATTATCTTTCGAGGACTTTGAAGATTTCAACCCTTATCGTGGACATGTGTTCATGGATAATCAATATGAAGATGCACAAACTCGAACGCTAGCAAAAGATGAGTATGGAAGACCAATCAAGGTCCCTGCAAAGGCTGCGCGCAAACAGACTTGGGAAGAACTGCAACAAGCAAAGACAATCGACTCAATCAATATGGGAGCAGCAACAGCTTACGATCATGATGTTCGCGGATATTTAGACGAAGAGCAAAAAGCATTATTCGGAAAAGCAACGCTTGTGAATGATAAGTCTCGCGTTTATAAAGGAGGATCATGGAACGACAGAGCTTACTGGTTGAACCCAGCGACACGTCGCTTCGCTCAACAAGATCAGTCCAGTGCAATGATTGGATTCCGATGTGCAATGACCATGGTTGGAAATATTTACGGACCTGCATCAAACACGCGCCGTTAA
- the panD gene encoding aspartate 1-decarboxylase, with product MMIEVMKSKIHRVHVTQAELNYVGSITIDEDLMDAANIIANERVQIVNNNNGARLETYVIPGQRGSGIICLNGAAARLVQVGDIVIIISYALMDFEEAKKHKPTTIFPDDHNKLI from the coding sequence ATGATGATTGAAGTAATGAAGTCAAAAATTCACCGAGTACATGTCACTCAGGCTGAATTAAATTATGTTGGAAGCATCACCATTGATGAGGATTTGATGGATGCTGCGAACATTATCGCGAACGAAAGAGTTCAAATCGTAAATAATAACAATGGCGCTCGTTTGGAAACTTATGTAATTCCTGGACAACGTGGATCGGGTATTATCTGTTTAAACGGAGCCGCGGCACGATTGGTGCAGGTTGGTGACATCGTCATCATCATCTCCTATGCCCTGATGGACTTCGAAGAAGCCAAGAAGCATAAGCCAACGACTATCTTCCCCGACGACCATAACAAATTAATATAA
- a CDS encoding TCR/Tet family MFS transporter: MLAKINTKSGLFFIFLTVVLDSIGLGIIIPVMPALIKELIHGDISQASSYGGWLTFCYAFMQFFFAAVLGNLSDRYGRRPVLLCSLFGFAINYILIGFAPSIFWLFVGRIVAGITGASHTVAAAYIADVSTPQNKAQNFGLLGAAFGLGFIIGPVLGGLLGHYGPRVPFFAAAGLTFFNFLYGYFIVPESLKPENRRPFSWKNANPIGSFRHIGRYVHIQPLVLCIFLINIAAHAVQSTWSYYTMERFDWNERIIGYSLGFIGILLTIVQAGLIRIIIPKIGIPKSIIFGLLLSCIAFLMMGLAGSSAMLYFSSIFYVFSGIAGPAIQSSISNQTPANEQGQIQGGLTCIISLTAIIGPLMMTSLFSFFTKKSTTLYMPSAPFYLASLLGLIACLTALQYFRNRQKD; the protein is encoded by the coding sequence ATGCTGGCGAAAATCAACACTAAATCTGGGCTATTCTTCATCTTTCTTACCGTCGTATTAGACTCCATAGGTCTGGGTATTATTATTCCGGTAATGCCTGCTTTGATTAAAGAGTTAATCCATGGCGATATTAGTCAAGCCTCATCATATGGCGGCTGGCTTACATTCTGCTATGCATTTATGCAATTTTTCTTTGCGGCAGTATTAGGAAATCTAAGCGACCGCTATGGTAGAAGACCGGTATTATTATGTTCGCTATTTGGCTTCGCTATTAATTACATACTGATTGGATTTGCCCCAAGCATATTTTGGCTATTTGTAGGCCGCATTGTAGCCGGAATCACTGGAGCTAGCCATACCGTTGCTGCAGCTTATATTGCAGACGTTAGTACGCCACAGAATAAGGCGCAAAACTTTGGCCTTTTGGGTGCTGCTTTTGGATTAGGCTTCATTATCGGGCCTGTACTAGGAGGTTTACTTGGTCATTATGGTCCTAGAGTTCCGTTCTTCGCAGCCGCAGGTTTAACGTTTTTCAATTTTCTATACGGGTATTTCATCGTCCCGGAGTCGTTGAAACCCGAAAACAGAAGACCTTTTAGCTGGAAAAACGCCAATCCAATCGGTAGTTTCCGACATATCGGGCGCTACGTGCATATTCAGCCGCTCGTCCTCTGCATTTTCTTAATCAATATTGCTGCCCATGCCGTCCAGAGTACTTGGTCCTATTACACGATGGAACGCTTTGATTGGAATGAAAGAATCATCGGTTATTCTCTTGGATTTATCGGAATCTTATTAACTATTGTACAGGCCGGGTTGATTCGCATCATTATCCCTAAAATAGGCATACCGAAAAGTATCATCTTTGGTCTCTTACTGAGCTGTATTGCCTTTCTGATGATGGGACTAGCAGGCTCGTCTGCCATGCTCTATTTCTCTAGCATCTTCTATGTTTTCTCAGGCATTGCCGGCCCCGCCATACAGAGCTCCATATCCAATCAAACTCCAGCAAACGAGCAGGGACAGATTCAAGGGGGATTGACCTGTATCATCAGTTTGACAGCTATTATCGGCCCATTGATGATGACCAGCCTTTTTTCCTTCTTCACAAAAAAGAGCACCACGCTTTATATGCCTAGTGCTCCATTTTATCTGGCTAGTTTATTAGGCTTGATCGCCTGCTTGACTGCCTTACAATATTTTAGAAATCGTCAGAAAGATTAG
- a CDS encoding thioredoxin family protein, with protein MKLLQIIIAQLLMSISLSQAQEPAKAEINWLSFEQLDDSLATSPKPVLLFFHTDWCSYCKKMLNETFQNPQVIQKLNKQYYSVQFDAETADMINFDGVTYTNELKSKRRGNYHTLAKLILGNPKQYVFPTTILLDSDFSAKKRTSKYLSIKELLKIL; from the coding sequence ATGAAGTTGTTACAAATCATTATAGCACAACTATTAATGTCGATCTCACTTTCGCAGGCTCAGGAGCCTGCGAAAGCCGAGATCAATTGGCTTAGCTTTGAGCAATTAGATGATTCCCTGGCTACAAGTCCAAAGCCGGTCCTATTGTTCTTCCACACTGACTGGTGCAGCTATTGCAAGAAGATGCTCAATGAAACGTTTCAGAATCCTCAGGTAATCCAAAAATTAAATAAGCAATACTACAGCGTACAATTTGACGCAGAAACCGCAGATATGATCAACTTCGATGGCGTAACTTATACGAATGAACTAAAATCTAAAAGAAGAGGGAATTACCATACGCTCGCTAAATTGATTTTAGGTAATCCAAAGCAATATGTTTTTCCGACTACAATCTTACTTGACTCCGATTTTAGCGCAAAAAAACGCACATCCAAATACCTTAGTATTAAAGAATTATTAAAAATTTTATAA
- the ispF gene encoding 2-C-methyl-D-erythritol 2,4-cyclodiphosphate synthase has product MKIKVGFGFDVHQMREGHPFVVGGVKLEHHAGAFGHSDADVLAHAICDAILGAANLEDIGYHFPNTDDRWKGANSLDLLKHCVALIKQKGYELGNIDGMLCLEAPKIKPYIPQMKINIAEAAGISVDDVSIKATTNETMGFIGREEGVVAYAVCLIQKAD; this is encoded by the coding sequence ATGAAAATAAAAGTAGGATTTGGCTTTGATGTGCACCAAATGCGCGAAGGGCACCCCTTCGTTGTTGGAGGCGTCAAACTGGAACACCATGCAGGTGCGTTCGGACATTCAGATGCAGATGTTTTGGCTCATGCGATTTGTGATGCAATTCTCGGCGCTGCCAATTTAGAAGATATTGGTTATCATTTTCCCAATACTGATGATCGTTGGAAAGGCGCGAATAGTTTGGATCTATTGAAGCACTGCGTAGCTTTAATAAAACAAAAGGGGTATGAGCTAGGTAATATCGACGGCATGCTTTGTTTAGAAGCACCTAAGATCAAGCCTTATATTCCTCAAATGAAGATCAATATTGCCGAAGCAGCAGGAATATCGGTAGACGATGTATCGATAAAGGCAACGACAAATGAAACGATGGGCTTTATCGGGCGAGAGGAAGGTGTTGTTGCTTATGCAGTATGTTTAATACAAAAAGCAGACTAA
- a CDS encoding TonB-dependent receptor, whose protein sequence is MTLLYNKYMLCLFFLWMGQQTIYAQIKGQVINDKQDPIANATVQIDGTQIGTSTDTLGNFEIHINGLNKANLTVRAVGYQPLKKLIQGEQINRFQSLALHEDNLNLHEVVVSASRYGMERKKAPVIVNVLSPKLFNATQSVAMSETLNYQPGVRVENNCQNCGFTQVRLNGMEGAYSQILINSRSVFSALNSVYGLDQIPTSMIDRIEVVRSGGSALFGANAIAGTINIITKDPVENDWQIKSTNSLIDGKSWDNTIDFNTSYVDNDLRAGATFYGMHRNRETYDANGDDFSEMTKLKNLTFGTKAFFKPSEFNKLTVDLSVLNEFRRGGDRLDLAPHFTDVTEQLRTNSFIGGLTFDQYSKDFKHKLSLYASAQKTNRESFYGGLGGGRTAQDSILASNSYGTTDDFAMVAGAQYTYTFEKDVITAGVEYSGNKTEDNIPGYERLIDQKTHGIGSYFQYEWNILPNLKSLLGARYDYTHVDGKYKLAGYNRSSAEDFGTFSPRITLLYDITDFLQFRGGYARGFRAPQAFNEDMHVTSIGGQQVFVLIGENLKTEYSNAYTGSLNFTKNFGSLQTSLLVEGFYTDLKNPFTTVMTSEEENLIIEEMRNGAGAKVYGSNIELNVAPSSRFSVQAGGTIQRSNYEENQLLYEGATEAENVSSKRFVRTPNTYGYINTNWKPVAPFSVDLTGVYTGSMIVPHVLADDQFLLKKSPDFMELNLRLGYTFALKKDLNMEIFGGMQNIFNAFQKDFDTGALRDSQYIYGPSRPRTISFGVKIGHFH, encoded by the coding sequence ATGACATTATTATACAACAAGTATATGTTATGCCTATTCTTTTTATGGATGGGGCAGCAAACTATTTATGCCCAAATTAAGGGGCAGGTGATCAACGATAAACAAGATCCTATCGCCAATGCAACCGTTCAAATAGACGGTACACAAATCGGAACTTCTACAGATACCCTCGGTAACTTCGAAATACATATTAACGGATTGAATAAAGCAAACCTAACGGTTCGTGCGGTCGGTTATCAACCTTTGAAAAAGCTGATTCAAGGTGAGCAGATCAATAGATTCCAATCCCTAGCATTGCATGAAGACAACCTGAACCTGCATGAGGTGGTTGTCAGTGCGTCACGCTATGGCATGGAGCGAAAGAAAGCTCCCGTTATTGTCAATGTGTTAAGCCCAAAACTTTTCAATGCCACACAATCCGTAGCCATGTCAGAAACACTCAATTACCAACCTGGTGTCCGAGTGGAAAACAACTGTCAGAACTGTGGGTTTACCCAAGTACGCTTAAACGGTATGGAAGGTGCTTATTCACAAATTCTGATCAATAGTCGTTCGGTTTTCTCCGCCTTGAATAGCGTATATGGCTTAGATCAGATTCCTACGAGTATGATCGATCGTATCGAAGTCGTACGCAGCGGAGGCTCTGCGCTATTCGGCGCCAATGCGATTGCCGGAACAATCAACATTATCACCAAGGATCCTGTTGAAAACGACTGGCAAATAAAATCGACAAACTCCCTTATTGACGGAAAGTCTTGGGATAATACAATTGACTTCAATACGTCTTATGTCGACAATGATCTGCGAGCGGGCGCGACCTTTTATGGGATGCATCGAAACAGAGAGACCTATGACGCCAATGGCGATGATTTCTCGGAGATGACTAAACTAAAAAACTTGACTTTCGGCACGAAAGCTTTTTTCAAACCATCTGAATTCAATAAGTTAACAGTTGATTTAAGTGTATTGAATGAATTTCGACGTGGTGGCGACCGCTTAGACCTTGCACCGCATTTTACCGATGTAACCGAACAGCTTCGTACAAATTCCTTTATCGGCGGCTTGACCTTCGACCAATATTCGAAGGACTTTAAACATAAGCTGTCGCTATACGCGTCGGCCCAAAAGACTAACCGCGAGAGTTTCTACGGTGGTCTCGGCGGCGGAAGAACAGCGCAGGATTCTATACTCGCATCCAATTCTTACGGCACGACAGATGACTTCGCGATGGTCGCTGGCGCGCAGTACACCTATACCTTCGAAAAGGACGTCATCACTGCCGGAGTGGAATATTCAGGAAACAAGACAGAGGATAATATCCCAGGCTATGAGCGATTGATTGACCAAAAGACGCATGGAATCGGTAGTTATTTCCAATATGAATGGAATATCCTACCGAACCTAAAGTCCCTACTCGGCGCTCGCTATGACTATACGCACGTCGATGGAAAGTATAAGTTAGCAGGTTATAACCGTAGCTCCGCAGAAGATTTCGGAACTTTTAGCCCACGAATCACCTTGCTTTACGACATCACAGATTTCCTACAATTCCGTGGTGGATATGCACGCGGCTTCCGCGCTCCGCAAGCCTTCAATGAAGATATGCACGTAACGTCCATCGGGGGACAACAAGTCTTTGTGTTGATTGGAGAAAACCTTAAAACAGAATACTCCAATGCCTATACCGGATCCTTGAACTTCACTAAAAACTTCGGCTCCCTGCAAACCAGCCTATTAGTAGAAGGATTCTATACTGATCTTAAAAATCCATTCACAACCGTGATGACCTCCGAAGAGGAAAACCTCATCATCGAGGAGATGCGAAACGGCGCAGGCGCCAAAGTATATGGCTCCAATATCGAGCTGAATGTTGCGCCATCATCACGTTTCAGCGTTCAAGCAGGTGGAACCATACAGCGCTCCAACTATGAAGAGAATCAATTGCTATACGAAGGGGCTACAGAAGCGGAAAACGTAAGCTCTAAGCGCTTCGTTCGCACACCAAATACTTACGGATACATTAATACAAACTGGAAGCCTGTAGCACCTTTTAGCGTGGATTTAACAGGTGTTTATACCGGAAGCATGATTGTTCCGCATGTGTTGGCTGATGATCAATTCCTACTGAAGAAATCGCCTGACTTTATGGAACTAAACTTACGCCTCGGCTACACCTTCGCGTTGAAGAAAGATCTGAACATGGAGATCTTCGGCGGAATGCAAAATATCTTCAATGCCTTCCAAAAGGATTTTGACACCGGTGCATTGCGCGACTCACAATATATCTACGGACCATCAAGACCACGAACGATTAGTTTCGGGGTTAAAATAGGACATTTTCACTAA
- the panC gene encoding pantoate--beta-alanine ligase: MKIFRTKNELKEALAGLKAQNKTITLVPTMGALHQGHISLIDYAKPQTDIIVCSIFVNPTQFNDPKDLEKYPRPIEQDIALLEAADCDILILPTVEEMYPANDPAWRIDLGDLDRIWEGEHRPGHFQGVTQVVYKLFSLVEPDQACFGQKDFQQVMVIQKMIEIKELPVKLLICPIVRNENGLALSSRNARLTDEGRDTALILYKALNHIKTANKSRSPQVLINEAKEIIAAVPEVELEYLAICETSTLHSASQFDPEKEYVVLVAAWLEGVRLIDNILL, translated from the coding sequence GTGAAAATATTCCGCACAAAAAATGAGCTTAAGGAAGCTCTAGCAGGATTGAAAGCGCAAAACAAGACCATAACGCTTGTCCCTACCATGGGCGCTTTACACCAAGGCCACATCTCTCTCATCGATTATGCGAAACCGCAAACTGATATCATCGTTTGTAGCATTTTCGTTAACCCGACACAATTTAATGACCCCAAAGACTTAGAGAAATATCCACGTCCGATCGAACAGGATATCGCGCTACTAGAAGCAGCAGATTGCGATATACTCATCCTGCCTACAGTCGAAGAAATGTATCCAGCGAATGATCCGGCTTGGCGTATAGATTTAGGAGATCTCGATCGAATTTGGGAGGGCGAGCATCGCCCGGGACACTTCCAAGGTGTTACACAAGTCGTATATAAACTGTTTTCTTTGGTAGAACCAGATCAAGCATGCTTTGGACAAAAGGATTTCCAGCAAGTTATGGTTATCCAAAAGATGATTGAAATCAAGGAGCTACCTGTAAAACTACTAATCTGTCCAATCGTAAGGAATGAAAACGGGCTCGCATTGAGCTCACGTAATGCCCGATTGACTGATGAAGGACGAGATACTGCTCTAATTCTATACAAAGCGCTAAATCACATTAAAACCGCCAATAAATCAAGATCTCCACAAGTATTGATTAATGAGGCGAAAGAAATTATAGCAGCAGTTCCTGAAGTTGAATTGGAATATCTGGCAATTTGCGAGACCAGCACGCTCCACTCCGCTTCCCAGTTCGATCCTGAAAAGGAATATGTCGTCTTAGTTGCGGCATGGCTCGAAGGCGTGCGATTGATTGATAACATCTTACTGTAA
- the gldB gene encoding gliding motility lipoprotein GldB, which produces MSRTLNKLLSILFLCFFILSCQSKKEKPDVSSIPVDIKIERFDREIAALKPNEIQVKNTEWQQKYNPFYADYMQYMLKVSDPRDSIYLKEILKEVIQKKDFIDLAAAIGKKYPDLKTQEEELTQAFRYIKHYFPQYEVPRIISFFSGFEVQVPIGEKYIGVGLDMFLGNDSPFYPALIGSIPLYVSRRFTAENITPRIIEAVIREELFPVRDADVNTLQQMIYHGKVLYAMDQLTEVPDSLKIGYTSAQLAWAQQYQKDVWQWFLQEDLLYSTDYLRTQKYFTEAPFTPELGSNNESAPKLGSYIGWQIVRKYMSRHPEKTLIDLLKTENAQEILEDSKFKGG; this is translated from the coding sequence ATGAGCCGTACTTTAAACAAGCTATTATCGATTCTGTTTCTTTGTTTTTTTATTCTGTCCTGTCAATCGAAAAAGGAAAAGCCTGATGTTTCTTCCATACCTGTGGATATTAAGATCGAAAGATTCGATCGTGAGATTGCAGCCCTTAAGCCCAATGAGATACAAGTGAAAAATACGGAATGGCAGCAGAAATACAATCCCTTCTACGCTGACTACATGCAATATATGCTGAAGGTCAGCGATCCTCGAGACTCGATTTATTTAAAGGAAATTTTAAAGGAAGTCATCCAAAAGAAGGATTTCATCGATTTAGCGGCGGCAATCGGGAAGAAATATCCTGATCTAAAAACACAGGAGGAAGAGCTTACACAGGCTTTTCGCTATATCAAGCATTACTTTCCCCAATATGAAGTCCCTCGTATAATTTCTTTTTTCTCTGGTTTTGAAGTACAGGTGCCGATTGGAGAGAAATATATCGGGGTAGGGCTCGATATGTTCCTAGGTAATGATTCGCCTTTTTACCCTGCCTTAATAGGCTCCATCCCCTTATACGTTTCGCGCCGATTTACTGCTGAAAATATCACTCCTCGCATCATCGAAGCCGTGATCCGCGAAGAGTTATTCCCTGTTCGGGATGCCGACGTCAATACGCTTCAGCAGATGATCTACCACGGAAAGGTCTTATACGCGATGGATCAATTGACGGAAGTACCAGACTCCCTAAAAATAGGATATACCTCAGCGCAGCTAGCCTGGGCTCAGCAATATCAAAAAGACGTATGGCAATGGTTTCTGCAAGAAGACCTCCTCTACAGTACCGATTACCTGCGAACTCAGAAATACTTTACCGAAGCACCCTTCACACCAGAACTAGGGAGCAATAATGAGTCTGCTCCTAAATTAGGAAGCTATATCGGTTGGCAGATTGTTCGAAAATATATGAGTCGACATCCCGAAAAAACATTAATCGATCTTTTAAAGACCGAAAATGCGCAGGAGATATTGGAAGATTCTAAGTTTAAGGGGGGCTAG
- a CDS encoding glycogen/starch synthase, which produces MAKTKILFITHEMSPFLELSKISEITRQLPHAMQEKGFEIRILMPRFGNINERRNRLHEVIRLSGMNIVVDNNDNPLIIKVASLPAARMQVYFLDNEEYFQRKKVFRDESGKFFDDNNERSLFFCKGALETVKKLGWSPDVVHCHGWFTAMVPAYLKTAYKDDPTFKDAKVFYSLYEEDFANASLGSKYAELASQVDIDAADLAAYGSGSFVDLTKGALSFTDVVVKSDENIDPEIMSYIKDNNIRLFAPASDDDYEAFGDLYDEFVNEEVSA; this is translated from the coding sequence ATGGCAAAAACGAAAATCTTGTTTATAACCCATGAAATGTCGCCTTTCCTTGAATTAAGTAAAATTTCTGAAATTACACGCCAGTTACCACATGCGATGCAAGAAAAAGGATTCGAAATTCGGATTCTGATGCCTCGTTTTGGTAATATTAATGAGCGCAGAAATCGTCTTCATGAAGTGATAAGGTTGTCGGGAATGAACATTGTGGTGGACAATAATGATAATCCGCTAATTATTAAAGTAGCATCCTTGCCTGCGGCAAGGATGCAGGTGTATTTCTTAGATAATGAGGAATATTTCCAGCGGAAGAAGGTCTTTCGTGATGAGAGTGGGAAGTTCTTTGATGACAACAACGAGCGTTCTTTGTTCTTCTGTAAGGGAGCATTGGAAACTGTTAAGAAATTAGGTTGGTCTCCGGATGTAGTACACTGCCACGGTTGGTTTACAGCTATGGTTCCTGCTTACTTAAAGACTGCCTACAAAGATGATCCTACATTCAAAGATGCTAAAGTATTCTATTCGTTGTACGAGGAAGACTTTGCTAACGCATCATTAGGTAGTAAGTATGCTGAATTGGCATCACAAGTTGATATCGATGCTGCTGATCTTGCTGCTTACGGATCTGGAAGTTTTGTAGATCTAACAAAAGGCGCTTTGTCATTTACAGACGTCGTAGTTAAATCTGATGAGAACATCGATCCAGAAATTATGTCTTATATCAAAGACAACAACATCCGCTTATTCGCTCCTGCGTCTGATGACGATTATGAAGCGTTCGGAGATTTGTATGATGAATTTGTAAACGAAGAAGTATCTGCATAG
- a CDS encoding FKBP-type peptidyl-prolyl cis-trans isomerase: MKNFKILLIALLAVVSVSSCMKNDDPTPGIDYEKERARIDSTLRAQKPILAEWAQDNFENPIYNDSLQMWYEVITPAIDESFEYVLSGYSFVPVKADVKYKGELLDGTVFDETSSTSEMTIGRGQWLQAFERAFWPQKVTIAGVDYFPGLTPKGLQKGQKIRFVAPSPWCYDNKEQKDKDGKVKIPADSPLVFTIEVSNLVKLN; encoded by the coding sequence ATGAAAAACTTTAAAATTTTACTTATTGCTTTATTGGCCGTTGTTTCCGTGAGCTCGTGTATGAAGAATGATGATCCAACGCCAGGTATTGATTATGAAAAAGAAAGAGCACGTATTGATTCTACTCTTAGAGCGCAAAAACCAATCTTAGCGGAATGGGCACAAGATAATTTCGAAAATCCGATCTATAACGATTCGCTTCAAATGTGGTACGAGGTGATCACGCCAGCTATCGACGAGTCTTTTGAATACGTTCTATCAGGATACTCTTTCGTGCCGGTTAAAGCCGATGTAAAGTATAAAGGAGAATTACTTGACGGTACAGTTTTCGACGAAACATCAAGTACATCAGAAATGACGATTGGTAGAGGACAATGGTTACAAGCATTTGAGCGCGCATTCTGGCCTCAAAAGGTGACTATCGCTGGTGTAGATTATTTTCCAGGATTGACACCAAAAGGATTGCAAAAAGGTCAAAAAATTAGATTTGTGGCTCCATCACCATGGTGTTATGATAACAAAGAGCAGAAAGACAAAGATGGCAAAGTGAAAATCCCTGCTGACTCGCCATTAGTATTTACTATTGAAGTAAGCAACTTAGTAAAACTCAACTAA